The Oxalobacteraceae bacterium OTU3CINTB1 genome includes a window with the following:
- a CDS encoding PEP-CTERM sorting domain-containing protein, with protein sequence MSKILTALICVASLCAAPVQAAVNLVHNGDFETATLLGWTSSGDPSGQFVGPDYSAAVPTLNQVFSESAYDNLGYISQQVATAVNGIYTLEFDLQVQADPVEAADTEALVLFNGAQVFGETDVSHDWQHFTITGLLGNGTFGLLSFGNRNYFAYNQLDNISLVQTGVGVGTVPEPASVSMLVLGLGLIGLALKQRQQRSF encoded by the coding sequence ATGTCCAAAATTCTCACCGCGTTAATCTGCGTGGCGTCGCTGTGCGCGGCGCCGGTCCAGGCCGCCGTCAATCTGGTCCATAACGGCGATTTTGAAACCGCCACCCTGCTGGGCTGGACCTCGAGCGGCGACCCCAGCGGTCAATTCGTCGGCCCCGACTACAGCGCCGCCGTGCCGACGCTGAACCAGGTCTTCAGCGAATCGGCCTACGACAACCTCGGCTACATCAGCCAGCAGGTCGCCACGGCGGTGAACGGCATTTATACGCTGGAATTCGATTTGCAAGTGCAAGCCGATCCGGTCGAGGCGGCCGACACCGAGGCCCTGGTCCTGTTCAACGGCGCGCAGGTGTTCGGCGAGACCGACGTCAGCCACGACTGGCAGCATTTCACCATCACCGGCCTGCTGGGCAACGGCACTTTCGGCTTGCTCAGCTTTGGCAACCGCAACTACTTCGCCTATAACCAGCTGGACAATATTTCACTGGTGCAGACCGGGGTCGGGGTCGGCACCGTGCCGGAACCGGCGTCGGTGTCGATGCTGGTGCTGGGCCTGGGCCTGATCGGCCTCGCCCTCAAGCAACGCCAACAGCGGTCTTTCTAA
- a CDS encoding tail fiber protein — protein MSEAFLGEIRMFSFNFVPKGWAACNGQLLPINSNQALFSLLGTYYGGNGQNSFALPDLRGRAPMHTADGTPGQRGGAVSHTLTLAEMPAHRHALLAEAPGNPGHTPAPGGAVLSSVPAGAINMFSPADGSAALDALAVAPAGGGAPHNNMQPYATSTFGICLSGIYPSHF, from the coding sequence ATGTCCGAAGCCTTCCTCGGAGAAATCCGCATGTTTTCGTTTAATTTCGTGCCGAAAGGCTGGGCCGCCTGCAACGGCCAGCTGTTGCCGATCAATAGCAACCAGGCGCTGTTTTCGCTGCTTGGCACCTACTATGGCGGCAACGGACAAAACAGCTTCGCCTTGCCCGACCTGCGCGGGCGCGCGCCGATGCATACGGCGGACGGCACCCCCGGCCAGCGCGGCGGCGCGGTCAGCCACACGCTGACGCTGGCGGAGATGCCGGCCCACCGGCACGCGCTGCTGGCCGAGGCGCCGGGCAATCCGGGCCATACGCCGGCGCCGGGCGGCGCGGTGCTGTCGTCGGTGCCGGCCGGCGCCATCAACATGTTCAGTCCGGCCGATGGCAGCGCCGCGCTCGACGCGCTGGCCGTGGCGCCGGCCGGCGGCGGCGCGCCGCACAACAATATGCAGCCGTATGCCACCAGCACGTTCGGCATCTGCCTGTCGGGCATTTACCCTTCCCACTTCTGA
- a CDS encoding tail fiber protein, whose amino-acid sequence MSQPYIGEIRIFAGNFPPYGWRFCDGAVLPINENDALFALIGTTYGGDGQQTFALPDLRGRVPVHAGANAGYDYLPGDHGGAETVTLTAAQMPDHTHAVGASTAAPAKAGAALDITTGAYVPGTPLPKPKLYGAPTALAPMYAGAVRPEGGGQPHDNMAPFLAINFIIALFGEFPSPY is encoded by the coding sequence ATGTCCCAACCTTATATTGGCGAAATCCGCATCTTCGCCGGCAATTTCCCTCCCTACGGGTGGCGGTTCTGCGACGGCGCGGTGCTACCGATCAACGAGAACGACGCGCTGTTCGCGCTGATCGGCACCACCTACGGCGGCGATGGCCAGCAAACCTTTGCGCTGCCCGACCTGCGCGGCCGGGTGCCGGTCCACGCCGGCGCGAACGCCGGGTACGACTACCTGCCGGGCGACCACGGCGGCGCGGAAACGGTGACGCTGACGGCCGCCCAGATGCCGGACCACACCCACGCGGTCGGCGCCAGCACGGCGGCCCCGGCCAAGGCCGGCGCCGCGCTCGACATCACCACCGGCGCCTACGTGCCCGGCACGCCGCTGCCCAAGCCCAAGCTGTACGGCGCGCCCACCGCGCTCGCGCCGATGTACGCGGGTGCCGTGCGGCCGGAGGGCGGCGGCCAGCCGCACGACAACATGGCGCCTTTCCTGGCGATCAATTTCATCATTGCGCTGTTTGGCGAGTTTCCGTCACCTTACTAG
- a CDS encoding tail fiber protein produces MSDPFIAEIRMFSGNFAPSGWALCNGQFLPISQNTALFALLGTAYGGDGKNNFALPDLRQRLPLGTGDGPGLTPRDLGERSGSASVSLQTPQLPSHGHQLRATSQAATSTSPAGNLPAGVSSPTPPYRAPSNLAPMAANPLSVAGGGQPHNNLQPYLEVNFIIATQGIFPARW; encoded by the coding sequence ATGTCAGATCCATTCATCGCCGAAATCCGCATGTTCAGCGGCAACTTCGCCCCGTCCGGGTGGGCCTTGTGCAACGGCCAGTTCTTGCCGATCTCGCAAAACACGGCGCTGTTCGCGCTGCTGGGCACTGCTTATGGCGGCGACGGCAAGAACAACTTCGCCCTGCCGGACCTGCGCCAGCGCCTGCCGCTTGGCACCGGCGACGGTCCCGGGCTGACGCCGCGCGACCTGGGCGAGCGCAGCGGCAGCGCCAGCGTCAGCCTGCAGACGCCGCAGCTGCCGTCCCACGGCCACCAGCTGCGCGCCACTTCGCAGGCGGCCACCAGCACCTCGCCGGCCGGCAACCTGCCGGCCGGCGTGTCGTCGCCGACGCCCCCCTACCGCGCGCCCAGCAACCTGGCGCCGATGGCCGCCAATCCGCTCTCGGTGGCGGGCGGCGGCCAGCCGCACAACAACCTGCAGCCTTACCTCGAGGTCAATTTCATCATCGCCACGCAGGGCATTTTTCCGGCGCGCTGGTGA
- a CDS encoding GNAT family N-acetyltransferase produces MSAITLRPATPQDAEFMLRLYRGTRQDLAALADEVLRERIVAMQFAAQQQQYLARFPHAEVSVVVDGDRPVGRLYVDCDETGVRLVDISLLPEVRNRGIGAGLLRALMTRAGAHALPLRLSVLPTNRARSLYARLGFEAAGDGGLYQSMEWRAAGAPAAT; encoded by the coding sequence ATGAGCGCCATCACGCTACGCCCGGCCACGCCGCAGGATGCGGAATTCATGCTGCGGCTTTACCGCGGCACGCGCCAGGACCTGGCCGCGCTGGCCGACGAGGTGCTGCGCGAGCGCATCGTCGCGATGCAGTTCGCGGCCCAGCAGCAGCAATACCTGGCGCGCTTTCCGCATGCGGAGGTGAGCGTGGTGGTCGACGGCGACCGGCCGGTGGGACGGCTGTATGTCGATTGCGACGAAACCGGCGTGCGGCTGGTCGATATCAGCCTGCTGCCGGAGGTGCGCAACCGCGGCATCGGCGCCGGCCTGCTGCGCGCCTTGATGACGCGCGCCGGCGCCCACGCGCTGCCGTTGCGCCTGAGCGTATTGCCCACCAACCGCGCGCGGTCGCTGTATGCGCGGCTGGGCTTCGAGGCCGCCGGCGATGGCGGCCTGTATCAATCGATGGAATGGCGCGCCGCCGGCGCGCCAGCGGCAACCTGA
- a CDS encoding aromatic ring-hydroxylating dioxygenase subunit alpha, with translation MTTDPVLFDDWHPVALSTRIVAGAVTASDLLDTRIALWRDSAGNVHAWEDRCPHRGTRLSMGTIDNDTLRCAYHGWRFDGEGRCRHIPALPSLQPDQLKARVGAFHTQEKYGMVWVCIGSPAGSPASSGPPRFPEFEDERLRKVWCGPYDVQSSAPRVVENFLDMAHFAFVHDGILGVPEQAAIADYTVETFDDADYGSGVWAKQCRAWQPQASKAATGGSDIDYTYRVVRPLTAILTKHPPGGIVEAIALLPQPLTETTTRVWIIMALNDFTSDDNALRAFQDTIFLQDLPILESQSPARLPLVPGAEVSVACDRMSLAYRNYLKRQKLRYGVLRDD, from the coding sequence ATGACAACCGATCCCGTTTTATTCGACGACTGGCATCCGGTGGCGCTGTCCACGCGGATCGTGGCCGGCGCCGTCACCGCCAGCGACCTGCTGGACACGCGCATCGCCTTGTGGCGCGACAGCGCCGGCAACGTCCACGCATGGGAGGACCGCTGTCCGCATCGCGGCACGCGCCTGTCGATGGGCACAATCGACAATGACACGCTGCGCTGCGCCTACCACGGCTGGCGCTTCGACGGCGAGGGACGCTGCCGGCACATCCCCGCGCTGCCGTCGCTCCAACCCGACCAGCTCAAAGCGCGGGTCGGCGCCTTCCACACGCAGGAAAAATACGGGATGGTATGGGTTTGCATCGGGTCGCCTGCCGGATCGCCTGCCAGCTCTGGGCCGCCGCGCTTTCCAGAGTTCGAGGACGAACGCCTGCGCAAGGTCTGGTGCGGCCCGTACGACGTGCAAAGCAGCGCGCCGCGCGTCGTCGAGAACTTCCTCGACATGGCGCACTTCGCCTTTGTGCACGACGGCATACTGGGCGTGCCGGAACAGGCAGCGATCGCCGACTACACGGTCGAGACGTTCGACGACGCCGACTACGGCAGCGGCGTCTGGGCCAAACAATGCCGCGCGTGGCAGCCGCAGGCCAGCAAGGCCGCCACCGGCGGCAGCGACATCGATTACACCTACCGCGTGGTACGGCCGCTGACGGCGATCCTCACCAAGCATCCGCCGGGCGGCATCGTCGAAGCGATCGCGCTGCTGCCGCAGCCGCTGACCGAGACCACCACCCGCGTGTGGATCATCATGGCGCTCAACGATTTCACCTCCGACGACAACGCCCTGCGCGCCTTCCAGGACACCATCTTCCTGCAGGACCTGCCGATTTTGGAAAGCCAGAGCCCCGCGCGGCTGCCGCTGGTCCCCGGCGCCGAAGTGTCGGTGGCATGCGACCGCATGTCGCTGGCCTATCGCAATTACCTCAAGCGGCAGAAACTGCGCTACGGCGTGCTGCGCGACGATTGA
- a CDS encoding BMP family ABC transporter substrate-binding protein, producing the protein MMNRRTLIALAALTAALGATALPALAAEPLKIGFVYVGPVGDAGWTYAHDQGRLAMEKALAGKVKTTYVENVPEGADAERVIRKLVAEGNKLIFTTSFGYMNPTEKVAKSSPGVVFLHATGFKTAKNLGTYESRLYEGAYLDGILAGKMTKSKTLGFIASFPVPEVIRNINAFTLGAQSVNPGIKTKVIWVNSWYDPAKERQAAETLVAQGADVMAQNTDSPATLQVAQEKGVYAFGWDSDMSRFAPKAHLTAATNDWSGYYTDTAKAVLAGTWKTGDYRGGLKEGMVKMSKLNAVVPADAAKIFEEKKAAMTAGTFNPFSGPIKDQSGAVKYAAGVAVPLKDLLSMNFYVQGVDGAIPK; encoded by the coding sequence ATGATGAATCGTCGCACCCTGATCGCGCTCGCCGCGCTGACCGCCGCCCTTGGCGCCACTGCCCTGCCCGCGCTGGCAGCAGAACCGCTGAAGATCGGTTTCGTCTACGTCGGCCCGGTCGGCGACGCCGGCTGGACCTACGCCCACGACCAGGGCCGCCTGGCGATGGAAAAGGCGCTGGCCGGCAAAGTCAAAACCACCTACGTGGAGAATGTGCCGGAAGGCGCCGACGCCGAGCGCGTGATCCGCAAGCTGGTCGCCGAAGGGAACAAGCTGATTTTCACCACCTCGTTCGGCTACATGAACCCGACCGAGAAAGTGGCCAAGTCATCGCCCGGCGTGGTGTTCCTGCACGCCACCGGCTTCAAGACCGCCAAGAACCTGGGCACCTACGAATCGCGCCTGTACGAGGGCGCGTACCTGGACGGCATCCTGGCCGGCAAAATGACCAAGTCCAAGACGCTGGGCTTCATCGCCTCCTTCCCCGTGCCCGAAGTGATCCGCAACATCAACGCCTTCACACTGGGCGCGCAAAGCGTCAATCCGGGCATCAAGACCAAAGTGATCTGGGTGAACTCGTGGTACGACCCGGCCAAGGAACGCCAGGCGGCGGAAACCCTCGTGGCGCAAGGCGCCGACGTCATGGCGCAGAACACCGACTCGCCGGCCACCTTGCAGGTCGCGCAGGAAAAAGGCGTGTACGCCTTCGGCTGGGACTCGGACATGTCGCGCTTCGCGCCGAAGGCCCACCTGACCGCCGCCACCAACGACTGGTCGGGCTACTACACCGATACCGCCAAAGCGGTCCTCGCCGGCACCTGGAAAACCGGCGACTATCGCGGCGGCCTGAAGGAAGGCATGGTCAAGATGTCGAAGCTGAACGCCGTGGTTCCCGCCGACGCGGCCAAAATCTTCGAGGAGAAAAAGGCGGCGATGACGGCAGGCACCTTCAACCCGTTCTCCGGTCCGATCAAGGACCAATCGGGCGCGGTCAAGTACGCGGCCGGCGTCGCCGTGCCGCTGAAGGACCTGCTGTCGATGAACTTCTACGTGCAGGGCGTGGACGGCGCGATTCCAAAATAG